The Miscanthus floridulus cultivar M001 chromosome 17, ASM1932011v1, whole genome shotgun sequence genome has a window encoding:
- the LOC136516432 gene encoding probable protein phosphatase 2C 48 has protein sequence MRQISSLLQGLARSLSVGRDRKGDGGAGDGDGKTAMPAVLRTSGTLWGKGSETFAAVCSRRGEKGINQDCSIVWEGFGCQEDTILCGIFDGHGPWGHYVAKAVRDSLPPSLLCHWQEALALASLIDGEKRLGDCQFDLWKQSYVAACAAVDDELRRSRRFDAVQSGCTALSIVKQGDLMVVANVGDSRAVLGTTSDDGAVAAVQLTVDFKPNLPQEKERIRRCNGQVYCLADELGVHRVWQPNRESPGLAMSRAFGDYCVKDYGVISVPEVTQRRISSNDQFVILATDGVWDVLSNDEAVQIVAGTPDREKAAKRLVECAVRAWRRKRRGIAVDDCSAICLFFHPPPL, from the exons ATGCGGCAGATCTCGTCGCTGCTGCAGGGCCTGGCCCGGTCGCTCTCGGTGGGGAGGGACAGGAAAGGGGACGGCGGCgcaggcgacggcgacggcaagaCCGCTATGCCGGCGGTGCTGCGGACGTCCGGCACCCTGTGGGGCAAGGGCTCGGAGACGTTCGCCGCCGTCTGCTCGCGGCGCGGCGAGAAGGGCATCAACCAGGATTGCTCCATCGTCTGGGAG GGTTTCGGGTGCCAGGAGGACACCATCTTGTGCGGCATCTTCGACGGGCACGGCCCGTGGGGCCACTACGTCGCCAAGGCCGTGCGCGACTCGCTGCCGCCGTCGCTGCTGTGCCACTGGCAGGAGGCGCTCGCGCTGGCgtcgctcatcgacggcgagaAGAGGCTTGGCGACTGCCAGTTCGACCTCTGGAAGCAGTCCTACGTGGCCGCGTGCGCCGCCGTCGACGACGAGCTCCGGCGCAGCCGCCGCTTCGACGCCGTCCAGAGCGGCTGCACCGCGCTGTCCATCGTCAAGCAGGGGGACCTCATGGTCGTCGCCAACGTCGGCGACTCCCGGGCCGTCCTGGGCACCACGTCCGACGACGGCGCCGTCGCGGCCGTCCAGCTCACCGTCGACTTCAAGCCCAACCTGCCAC AGGAGAAGGAGCGCATCCGGCGGTGCAACGGCCAAGTGTATTGCCTCGCCGACGAGCTCGGCGTGCACCGCGTCTGGCAGCCCAACCGGGAGTCGCCGGGGCTCGCCATGTCGCGCGCGTTCGGCGACTACTGCGTCAAGGACTACGGCGTCATCTCGGTGCCAGAGGTGACGCAGAGGAGGATCAGCAGCAATGACCAGTTCGTCATCCTCGCCACCGACGGG GTGTGGGACGTGCTCTCCAACGACGAGGCCGTGCAGATCGTGGCGGGGACGCCGGACCGGGAGAAGGCGGCCAAGCGGCTGGTGGAGTGCGCCGTCCGCGCGTGGAGGCGCAAGCGACGCGGGATCGCCGTCGACGACTGCTCGGCGATCTGCCTCTTCTTCCACCCGCCGCCGTTGTAG
- the LOC136516433 gene encoding uncharacterized protein, which yields MRAIASPHAPPRPEAPSAVRSRPNAPENFPTSPRHRRPCPPPPTTGARALAADHPIEPPHASSHSDGRPRSRRFLPRAHLPRGLCRRRRPRRPLLRRRLRIPPLRAEREEHVPGAGGLPGRRAAGVPEFSSLSVEPCDSELIVVTVFEIKEEEVPAFIEREHEFRFLAVVPEGLDGVPFTNRAVVCACYSDEEYFQGRCQGSKEIYYQRYGRYNIDKIWRDDILPCRLYLRHCVLAAKNLGEPAYSNFLDHTYLGDRKTTIREYLATTGAGIMEEETPESLKSLRWLI from the exons ATGCGCGCCATCGCCTCCCCACACGCGCCTCCTCGCCCGGAGGCACCCTCAGCCGTCCGATCAAGACCCAACGCCCCCGAAAACTTTCCCACCAGCCCCCGTCACCGCCGCCCGTGTCCGCCTCCGCCGACCACCGGAGCCAGGGCCCTCGCCGCCGACCACCCGATTGAGCCGCCCCATGCCTCCTCCCACAGCGACGGTCGCCCCCGCAGCCGGCGGTTCCTTCCCCGAGCTCACCTGCCCCGCGGACTttgccgccgtcgccgcccccgGCGGCCGCTTCTCCGTCGTCGGCTTCGGATCCCTCCTCTCCG AGCGGAGCGCGAGGAGCACGTTCCCGGAGCTGGAGGGCTTCCGGGTCGCCGCGCTGCGGGGGTTCCG GAATTCTCAAGCTTGAGCGTGGAGCCATGCGACAGTGAACTGATAGTAGTCACTGTTTTTGAGATCAAGGAGGAAGAG GTGCCTGCATTTATTGAGAGGGAACATGAGTTTAGATTTCTTGCG GTTGTCCCTGAAGGATTGGATGGGGTACCTTTTACAAATCGAGCA GTTGTCTGCGCGTGCTACAGCGATGAAGAATATTTCCAAGGGAGATGCCAAG GAAGCAAGGAAATATATTATCAGCGCTATGGACGGTACAACATTGACAAAATATGGAGAGATGACATTTTACCATGTCGCTTATACCTCAGACATTG TGTTCTTGCTGCGAAAAATCTTGGAGAACCAGCATACAGCAACTTCTTAGACCACACCTATCTTGGTGACCGGAAAACTACAATAAGGGAATACTTGGCCACTACCGGAGCTGGAATCATGGAAGAGGAGACTCCCGAGTCGCTAAAAAGTCTACGGTGGCTGATTTGA